Within the Nicotiana tabacum cultivar K326 chromosome 11, ASM71507v2, whole genome shotgun sequence genome, the region ACACTCCTTAAATCAATATAGAGCTAGAAGTCTATGTAAAGCCCATGAGGAAATATAACTTGCTGCTATGTACTCCCTTACACTCAAAAGGATCCTTTTTCGTTTTCGCAATTAtttctaatttcttcttttcattcTGGAAGGTTACAAAAGATGGATTTGCACAAATATTaatgtgcaaaaaaaaaaaagccgtAACATATCAATTGAAGGGAGAGAAAGTTCTTGAAAGATTTGTTACCAAATGGTTTTGTTTGTAACTCAACATTAAACTCCTTGAAGCACTAAATTCATCTtcatcaaaactcagaaattcatgACGACTCCAAGTTTCAGCATGAGGAAGCAAGAAACACTTCAgtgaccactaggccacacccttggtGCAAATTCCTTTTCTTCTGGTTAAGACAAGGAACAATTAACCATTCCACTGAGTAACATGCAGTAACAACGCCAAACAACCAGCTTGACCAGACATCCTTTCCACCTCACTTAGGATGAAGTAGGATTCTCTATGCTCTAGACCATTAGTAACCATATTGTCCATTAAATTGCAGGATCACATCAATCCCTTTATGTTCAATATGCAGATTCAGACATTCCTGCCCTCTTTGAAATAGCATCTAACTCTTGATGTCAATAATCATGTTACAGACATGTAATATCTCTTCTCAACCTACATTATGACATTGGTAACAACATCATCAAGCTCCTTCCCACCCCTATCAGTTGTATTAAAATGTATCAATCTTCAGCTAACTTTTTGAAGCCATATATTATGCTAAATCTAGTCTTAAATTAATGCTGACCTGGTTTTGCACAaaataatatacatgaatattTACTGTACTGTTTTCAATCAACTTGTGATTGTTGTCGGTATGAAAAATGCATGATCATCTTGATTATGTATTATCTAACacctaattattattatttttaatttataactgTCATGGAAAGCTCAAATCTAATCACACCTGTACCAAAATTTCAATATACTTAAGAATTTTCCAGTTTTCCCTGAGTCTTCCACTTAGGCCAAATGAGTAGCTTTCGCAGTAGTCAAACTTCCTGGATTTTCAGAAGCCATACTCAAACACATCTTTTCTAATCCATTAAAGAGATTGATTGCCACCAAAGGGTGGTACTCAAATCAGATGTATATTTGCACGAAACAAAGCATGCATTTTGAGCATTCTTCACCACCATGTTATACATGAGCATGTGAATACAAACAGTTGAGCCCTATGTTGCTCAGACTCCGGTGCGGATATCAGATCCAGGTGTGGATCTAGAAGTGGATTCTTCATCACATAAATTTTAGGATTCAAGAGTATGGCCGAGTGCGGATACAGGTGCTTGGATACGGCCAATAAATGTATATCCAACAAATAAAGTATATTTTTCGATTAGTTAAAGTTAatgaacaaataataataacacttTATTCTTTAAAAACACCAATATTATATTCATAAGGTATCTCGCATAATAGAAAAGCATTCACATACTttatataactatatatatatagagttacCCAAAAATCAAACCGAATACCTATCAATCTATACTTCTCTGTCATAGAATGTAGTCAAAGTACCCAAGGTAAGTTGACCAAATCCGGTATGGATCTCACACCCATACCCACACCCATGACGTGTTGACACGGGTGCGGCTGGGATTTTGAAGAGTCCGCACAACATAGGTTGAGACTAAGGGTATATAGTAGAAGCAGAATCAGACCAGTATCCACTCAGATTAAGACAATTTATGATACAAAGATCCCTAAGTTCGCTAAAAAGTTTCTACCAATACCGAAGAAAAACAAAATGCAAAAGAGAGAACCTTTTCTCAGAGTCAGCGCCACCACAGCATCATTTTCGACCTGAAAAGTTACATAAAGGTAATTCTTAGAACATAAGTCAGATACCACATGAAGTGACAAGAAAACAAGAACTATTCAATTATTACAATGAGAAAAGTATCTCGTGAACCTCTATAACTTCTCGCATTACAATAAAGATAAAGTTTGGTACTCATATGGTACCTTCCATCACATTATAGATATAGTATTTTGACTTGGCACAAGTATTAAAGAAAGAAATTAACTTCTATCGTATTTAAGTGGAAGTAGGTTCTAACAGGTTGGAAAGTCTATAACATTTTACACAATTTAAACTTTTTTAGTTAAAAGGTCGTACTACCTCTAAGATAATATAATATCAAAAAGTAAGGGATAGTTGAGGGTATTTTCATAGAAAGTGGACATGTTTTCGAGACAACCGGAAGGAAAGTACCAGTCCATTACGAGGAAGATTATATCTTAACACAATGGATAAAAAAAGAGAGGTCCTCAATGATATTAATCATTCTCAGTTACACAGTAGTGAAAGAGATGGGTTATCTACCTTCTGATCAGCCAATGACTTCGAGTCGTCCAACACATCACCAGTAGCTACAAGGATTAATCGTTGATCATTAACAGGTTGATCTATGAGGTTATACAATTTCTCCTTTATTTGTAGGATTGTCTCAGTGGGATCACATTGAATAAAGTATGTGGACTTATTACGCTTGACACGGATATACATTGCCTGCATAAAATGAGGAGAAGTTAAAGAACCCAGatgatttatttaaagaaaatataccACACTTGCTCCTTTCTCAATAGTTACCTTTGGCTCTACTTGAAGTTCCAAATAAACCAATGTATCCAGGTTAGCACATTTGACATAAAAACCCCGACTAAAATttgtaatatttattttagtatttACGTGGTATTAGTTAGATCCATTAATTACTTAGAATAGTGAGTCTATTACTTCTGAGTCAGAGAGTCTGACAAAAAGACTTCATAAACCCAACCAACattcttttatttcatttacTTTAAACATGCTAGATCCATTTAAGTTTGATAGTTGCAGGATGTTCCTTCTCGAGATACTTGGTTCGAGAACAACACTTTTGAGCCTGACAGTGTAAATTAAAAAGTCAGTGCTCAAATTGTCCCTTATTGCTAACCTTAATATGAATTTTTTGATGAACTGACTGATTAGTAAAAAAGGCTTGATGTTGGCATACGTACTTGATGTCTCACCAAATACATAACCACTGGGACATTTCAAGTTCGGCTCAATCATGAAGGGATAAAAACTTGCTCAGCCAGacttatacaacaacaacaacaacaacaacgacctagtataatcccacaagtggggtctggggagggtaatatgtacgcagaccttacctctaccccgaagggtagagaggctgtttccaggagaccctcggctcaaaaaagcaataggagatgatatattagtaccataaaaatgcgtaataaaaataacaacaatatataagagatatgaaatatgaaataccagatacgaaatacgaaatacgaaatagatggctggtatagtacaactagaaggtaaagccctgcatcaatagacgaccaatgacattcctagtctaactcctaactggatagtctccctctattgtgctgtataaatattcacactctcccctaacctacaaccttaatgctcgacctccataattccctatcaagggtcatgtcctcagtaatcctaagtcgcgccatgtcctgtctgatcacctctccccaatacttcttaggtcttcatctacctctccgcgtgcccactacagccagtcgctcacacttcctcactggtgcatcagtgctcctcctctgaatgtgcccgaaccatctgagtcttacttcccgcatcttgtcctccatgggagccacacccaccttctctcgaatatcttcattcctaatcttatccatccttgtatgctcgcacatccacctcaacatcctcatctctgctactttcatcttctggatgtgtgagttctttaccggccaacattcagttccatacaacatggcaggcctaaccactgctctataaaacttaccttttagtaacggtggcactttcttgtcacacaagactcccgacgctaacctccacttcatccaccccacccctatacggtgtgtgacatcctcgtcaatctccccgatcccctgaataaccgatccaaggtacttgaaactacctctcttgggaatgacttgagagtcaagcctcacttcaactcccgtttccgtcggctcaactccaaatttgcactcgaggtattccgtcttcgtcctactcaacttatAAGTGGTAAAAAAAACAAGATATACTTAAGTAAACATATATAGGAATTATTTACAAACAGAAAAAAACTGCAACCTTTTTTACTTTCATGCAATCTCTGACCCTAAACAAGAAGATCTGTTAACATTCACTTAGAACAGATTGACATATAAGCACATAACATTCTAAAGCAAGTTCTCTCTCATTCTCTCACTCTCTTGTATATAATGAAGTTTCTAATAGGTTTTTGTTTGGGCGAGTGGCATTGACTAATTCCAGAATCTTCCCTGCTTCCTAACACAGTCAATGAAGGCACAATTTATCAGCTAAACCAGCCGATCATTCTTATCAATTCTTCTTAATTATATTTCCCATAAGGGAATAAAATGACCATGTGGACATAGGTTACTAGATGTTCATATACTTACAGACTGGACACATTAATTAGGTTTGCAGATACGGACAGACTTGGATTTTATCCCTTGCCACTGGCAGATCCACAATTAAACATGTGGATTCACGTGAATCCAGTAGCTTTTGCCAAACCTTGTATATGTATTAAGAAATCCACTAAATTTTTGACTGTGAAcccagttattattgtatattaacttgagattgttgtaggaacccataaacttcagaTACTTGCTTTAAAACTATTATTAATTGGCATGGTTCATGAGAAGTTGGTCTAGTGGTCCTAAAgaccaaatcaacactcaattTGCTGCCTGCAAGGCCTCCAAGCATTGGTATGTTTTTGCTATACTTTAAAGTGAAGTCAATTTTGTTGCTTTCTCTTGTTCTCTTTTCCAATTACTGTAACTGTAGAGTAGGAAAAAAGAATTGGAGTTATCTGATATAAACTTTTCTTTGAAACAGGAAAATAAGCAATAGAAACCAGTAGAAAGTGAGCTAGCTAACCTAATTGGAGTTGATAGGTTGGGCTGACACAGCGTTTGGGCTAGGCTTGGCTTTTATCCTAGTGAAATTTTCTGATTTATCAGAGGCGAATTCTTCTATCGGCAACATATTATACTGAATTATTTAACAACAGTGCGCCACTAAAGCCCCTCCCTATCCCTAATCCAAAGGCGGGAGAGGGAAGTAAAGAAGGCAATCGGCATGGAGACTACAATGTTAAGAAGGAGAGAGCCTCAAACATCAAGTACATCTATTAGTCTTGTAGCCGTAGGAAGCATCTATAAGATCATTTTTAAGGTCCTTTCAGATAAACTAAAGAAAGTCGTGGATGATACAGCGTCTCACTCTCAGCATATGTCTGTGGCTGGCAGACAAATTTTAGATGCGGAATTGGTGGACAATAAGGTGTTGGATTCTAGAAGAAAGGAAGGGATACCAGGTGTTCTACACAAGTTGGATCTAGAGAAGGCATAAGACTGTGAATTGGAACTTCTTGGACTTTGATGCTAAGGATAGGCTTCAGAGAAAGGTAAAGGTGAATAAAGTTCTGCATGGCTAATTAGCTATAGTAAATTTCTCAATTTCGTCAATGGAAGCCCGTCTAGTTTTCTGGAGAGCTCAGATTAAGAGAAAAGATCATTTATCTCCCATGCTATTTATTTTGATAATGGAGGCACTCAGTAAGATGATGGATAGAATGGTCACAAGGAGTAAGGGCTTCAAAGCAGAAGTTTGGCGGGAATGACGTTGTGATAACATCAGGTCTCCCACTTTCTTTTTTGCATACGACACACTAGTATTTTGTGATGCAGAGGCACAACAGTTAGCTTACATGTCCTGATATGGTTTCAAGTAGTTTTTAGGGCTGAAGATCAACTAGTGGAAATGGAAAATATCCCAGTGGAAGATGTAGACAACATTGAACAACTATCAGAAGTACTTAATTGCAGAACAGGAACATCCCCAACTACCTACAAGGGGAATCCGCTTTGAAAGAGTGGAGAAGAGATTGGTGGGTTGGCAAAAAAAGAACATGTTTAAGGGAGGAAAGGCAGTTCTGATCAAGAGCATACATTCAAGTGTCCTGACTTATTACATGTCCATAATGCACGCACCGACAGAAAATGAAACTGGGAAGCTGGAGAAActtgaaagaaattcttaccAGACCACAGGACAATAAAGTTTCATTTGGTAAATTGGAATGTGATCACCTCTCCCATCAAGCGCAGAGGACTCAGGGAGAAAGATTTAAAGGTCTTCAACAAAGTGCTGCTAGGGAAGTGGATGTGGACGTTTGGAAATGAAGAACATGAAACTATGGAGGATAGTGATTGTGGATGAGTATGACATTCAGGATAGGGATTGGAGGACTGGTAACATCAATATCCCATATGGATGTGGCTTGTGCAGGAGCATTATGAAGAGATAGTAAGTTCTTGGAAACAGGCTACTGGAGAAGGATGACCAGTGATCCTCAACCCTATCAATGTCAATATTGAAAGCTACAAGGATGGTTTGTTGGTTTGTATGGATATCAACCAGAATGGTGATCCTATCGGCAGAAAATTTGAGGAAAAGCAAAGTGGTATATGTTTAGTTGGTAATTGATGTGTAAGATTTCGGGGAAAAAAGGAATCACTCACTAGTGCGCTGAGGGATTTCAAGCCAGCAGACGTGGACAGTCCTGAACTTGCTTAGATACAATGAACAACGGCCAAAATAGTGGAACAAAGTGATGCACAGTTAAGCACTAAGGAGCAGGAGGAGAAGCAGAGCACGGGATGTTATGCCGCTAGCACTCATATTGGTACTTGGAGACAAAGGAAGAGGAATTAAAGGAGAGGAATATGACTTGTAAAGCAGTACAACTTAGGGTTTGTCTTTTGGAGCATCGACAAAGTTCTTATAGGAACAGATCATCGGAAGCCTTTTGTAGAGAACCATATTTTTGTCTAAACTCTTTACTTTTTGTATACCTCTTGTATTCAGAGTTTCTTCTCGACAACATCAGTGAAACATTACTTTCATATATAAAAAGAAGTTCATAATGAAGTCCTTCAACTAAACCCCCACCGAGAAAGAAAACTAAATAGAAAGTAGATACTACAATTTAAGTAATCCGTTAAACCGAGTCACCATTTAAGAGATAATAGAAAGCATTCCATTAAAATTACATCATGATCTTAGCCTAAATAAACCATTAAAATTTGATAAATCACATATATCATCTGCACACAAATCAATTGCATCCAAATTGGAGCACATTTTAAGCAAAAGGAACCCATCATTCGACAACAGCACATAACAACTAAGGGTATAGAAAATGTACAAGTGAAACACTAAAAATTCTCTAACATAATGCTGAATAACGAGTCCCTTCAAACGTAAATCACATGAAAAATCCCTTGCAAATAGTTAATGAAGCCCAATTCTTCAGATTGGTTAGCCATTACAGGAATTTCAAAAAAAGGTACATGAAAAAGATATCAAACAAAGGAAAGCACAGAGCCCACTAACCATGGTGGTGCTTATTGCCCGTGTGTGGATGAGCTTTGGCACTGACAATGAAGAATTTATGTCGTTGAAACCAACGTCGGGTCTTTGGGCGTGGCAAATTTAAAGCAGTATATGAGAGTTTTGCCTCACAAAATTCAGTATTAGATAAATTTGCCCCTGGTATCGGCCGAGGCAAATCTACCTTATATGTGATTCTAATTTTAAAAagtaaataattgaataaaataattagtataatttaataattgtcaatttttaaagcaaactaaataaactaaaaaaactTAGCAAAATTAATAAGTAAAAAATTGCATGGAGCAAAATACTTagcaaaattaataaattaaaaaaatatagaatGACAAGTGtcatctatctatctatatatatataataggagAGGGAAAACAAAACGAGTTTCATTAACAAAACAAATcctaattttaaaaaagaaaaataaatagaaataaaatacTTATCAAAATTCAAGGATAGGATAACAAGTGTCATCACCaaaaaaattctcattttaaaaatCAAACTAAATTAATAAGAAACTCagcaaaattaataaataaaaactacATGGAGCAAAATACTtaccaaaattaataaaataaaaaaggatagGATGATAAGTGTTATTACTAGACAAATCtcaattttaaaaaacaaaataaataaataaaacacttAGCAAAATTCAAGGAAATAGTAATTTCTATATATTGgaaattacttattttgaaatCTTTCTATTTTAAATTGGTCAATAGGTCGTTGGTTATATAGttataatttaaaagaaaaattaactttttggattctatttgcttaaattttaaaaatattattaattgatATTTTTGTATCTAATTTATGGTCAATAATACTCTTTTAAATAGTCACATATAATATTATATGATATAATTTTATAGAAAAATTTTATGGCATACTGAAAAAAGTCACTTGGTACTTTTAggacaaaatctaaaaatatttataaaatttaataagaatTAAGGCAAAtcaaatttgataaaattttgtcacgaccctaaactcaaacacagtcgtaatggcgcctctcgtgaagacaaggccagccgatacattttctaatttattttaagcaattaaataatagaaattaagtcttaatcataataataaaatcccaaaataaggtgaatgatacagttgcggaatagacatagcccgacatcggggtgtcgccagtcatgagcatctatcataaaactacaagtctgaaagagtctacaccactattacataactaaaaacagagaaaataagatagaggaaGAAGcattgggctgcgaacgccgagcagctacctagtgaatatCTAGGATCTGCTGGAGAGCTCttaaccctcgcaagcaggacctgatgcgcctgaatctgcacacggggtgcagggaataaagtgagtactccaactcaatgagtaataataataaatgcagactaAGTAATAAGAAACTATGCAAAGGCACATCAACagactataaagaagcagtaaaagccagtaaaagcaataaaacagtgaaaaataggtaaagtcactttagttcagttaAAGCTTCTTTGGAATGCcttttttaacagttaagcaagtaaatgccaggcaactaggaaatataaacacataaagaacctcCCCTCAGGCACAATGCCAACAgaatcagcccatcgggcaacaCACGggacaataccagcccctcgggctatatctcacatcacaatgggtacccgcgctcactgggagtgcgCAGATTCCTGgaagggccccttacgacccaagcgcaatattcaagccatctcgtggcgtacaatctcaggtcttcgacctcataatcatgaatcagctcaATAACCTCCCAACGCAAGCCATCGACCTTACTCAGTTAGAATCTCATAAGcaactcgggcaacagtaaaatatgatgttcagcccaaaataatcattttaagtgttaaaataaagtaaacatgaccgagttataaaaatagtagaatatagcatgactgagtataagtataaagtcaaaacagtgaaaaaatatcagtaaaaatcccctaagggttcaaatagttggcacaaggcccagaTATGGCATTCaatccaaaacatgatgatagcaaatatttttcagtcaaatacgcggtaaaacaatcattcgggatggactaagtcacaatccccaacagtgcacgaccccacgcttgtcatctagtgtgtgtgtcacctcaatataacacaacgatgtgcaatctggggtttcctACCCTTacgacaacatttacaatcattactcacctctatccggtccgaatctctaactcgcgatgtctttgcccctcgaatcggcctccgaatgctccaaatctaaccaaaatcagtgcaaaaccatcaaaatatgctaagagaacaaagcccactcgaaagaaatcaaattacaatacaaatcctgaaattggccaaatccgacccccg harbors:
- the LOC107810311 gene encoding uncharacterized protein LOC107810311, producing MAMYIRVKRNKSTYFIQCDPTETILQIKEKLYNLIDQPVNDQRLILVATGDVLDDSKSLADQKVENDAVVALTLRKDDNEFEDVNIVRPNDFYQSRDAESGASW